One Paraburkholderia flagellata genomic window carries:
- a CDS encoding SRPBCC family protein yields the protein MKVVLDKAFPLDAGADRAWALMQDIEAVAGCMPGAKITERVDDTHYKGTITVRLGPATMSFKGDIEVLALDAEARSLHLLGKGTDSTGSSAATMDLTASVQPTGETCTLTGKSEVTMSGKAAALGGRLMGPVSEQLLKQFVANFSARLSAMAPPQGVSDAPGANVNADGTATTADEAAPAPIARTAGTPPAQAAELNGIAFMWAIVRDWLRSHFTRKAQGR from the coding sequence ATGAAAGTCGTACTCGACAAGGCATTTCCGCTCGACGCGGGCGCGGACCGCGCCTGGGCGCTGATGCAGGACATCGAGGCGGTGGCCGGTTGCATGCCGGGCGCGAAGATCACCGAGCGCGTCGACGATACGCACTACAAAGGAACCATCACGGTGCGGCTCGGGCCGGCGACGATGTCGTTCAAGGGCGACATCGAAGTGCTCGCGCTCGACGCCGAGGCGCGCAGCCTGCATCTGCTCGGCAAAGGAACGGACTCGACCGGCAGCTCGGCGGCGACGATGGATCTCACGGCCAGTGTGCAGCCCACGGGCGAGACCTGCACGCTGACCGGCAAGAGCGAGGTGACGATGAGCGGCAAGGCCGCCGCGCTGGGCGGGCGGCTCATGGGGCCGGTGTCCGAGCAGTTGCTCAAGCAGTTTGTCGCGAACTTCTCAGCCAGGCTGAGTGCCATGGCGCCGCCGCAAGGCGTGTCCGATGCGCCTGGCGCCAACGTCAACGCGGACGGCACGGCCACCACAGCCGACGAGGCGGCACCGGCGCCGATCGCCAGGACGGCGGGGACGCCGCCTGCGCAAGCCGCCGAACTGAACGGCATTGCGTTTATGTGGGCCATCGTGCGCGACTGGCTGCGCTCTCACTTCACGCGCAAGGCGCAGGGCCGCTGA
- a CDS encoding AAA family ATPase, producing the protein MTSTDRMPDVLALQAKLAGHRFIVERSFAAALLLTMEMRRPLLLEGEAGVGKTEVAKALARLLDAPLIRLQCYEGLDAHAALYEWNYVHQLLAIKLFEQDARPLRDKEQDIFSERYLLKRPLLEAITTTPAPVLLIDEIDRTDEAFEAYLLELLSDFQLSIPELGVIRATERPYVILTSNGTREISDALRRRCLYQYVDYPSFQRELMIVRTQVPEVPEALAGQIVEFVHAVREMALRRKPGLAETLDWVAALLRLNVSALDENGVDRVMDSLAALVKTREDQASLTRPVVEKLVASC; encoded by the coding sequence ATGACGTCGACCGACCGCATGCCGGACGTCCTCGCGTTGCAGGCGAAGCTCGCGGGCCATCGGTTCATCGTGGAGCGCAGCTTCGCGGCGGCGCTGCTGCTCACGATGGAAATGCGCCGCCCGTTGCTGCTGGAAGGCGAGGCGGGCGTGGGCAAGACCGAGGTCGCGAAGGCGCTGGCGCGCCTGCTCGACGCGCCGCTGATCCGCCTGCAATGCTACGAGGGGCTCGACGCGCACGCAGCGCTTTACGAGTGGAACTACGTCCACCAGTTGCTGGCGATCAAGCTCTTCGAGCAGGACGCGCGGCCACTGCGCGACAAGGAGCAGGACATTTTCTCCGAGCGCTATCTGCTCAAGCGCCCACTGCTCGAAGCCATTACGACCACGCCCGCGCCCGTGCTGCTGATCGACGAAATCGACCGCACCGACGAGGCGTTCGAGGCCTACTTGCTCGAACTGCTTTCGGATTTCCAGCTGTCGATTCCCGAGCTTGGCGTGATTCGCGCGACCGAACGGCCCTACGTCATCCTGACTTCGAACGGCACGCGTGAGATCTCCGACGCACTGCGTCGCCGCTGCCTCTACCAGTACGTCGACTATCCGTCGTTCCAGCGCGAACTCATGATCGTGCGGACCCAGGTTCCCGAGGTGCCGGAGGCGCTGGCGGGGCAGATCGTCGAATTCGTGCATGCGGTGCGCGAAATGGCGCTGCGCCGCAAGCCCGGCCTCGCGGAAACGCTCGATTGGGTGGCCGCGCTGCTGCGCCTCAACGTGAGCGCGCTCGACGAAAACGGTGTAGACCGCGTGATGGATTCGCTCGCCGCGCTCGTGAAAACGCGCGAGGATCAGGCCAGTCTCACGCGGCCGGTGGTCGAAAAACTGGTGGCGTCATGCTGA
- a CDS encoding vWA domain-containing protein, with product MLTGIDSLSPGAAPRDLADRLVARYAGFAGWLRANAFCVTNADVAATLEVVQRMGQTDRDVLRWSLRALLCSRAQEWRRFDELFDAYFLAPNRRKLVETRAGGAGPLACDDPASGPPDASEGTPISLAGRGDGAAQEGAAANEGATRTESLAHADLRHLNDRSELFAIDAAIRRFALRLRGIQTRREQRASLGRTIDLRWTLRRSVSRGGLPVELGWRRKRRQRPRIVMLLDVSRSMSLYSFFFLRLARVLSGRLPDVHSFVFHTRLVCVDEALRDPDPRRAQERLHLISEGWAGGTRIGESLAGFNEHYAPRLLHARTAVVIVSDGYDAGDVTQLGESLAAIRRRCHSLVWLNPLADRPGFEPVSAGMQAALPHLDLFAGARDLAGLERIFPQILEALQ from the coding sequence ATGCTGACCGGCATCGACAGCCTGTCGCCAGGCGCCGCGCCGCGCGATCTCGCCGATCGCCTCGTCGCGCGCTATGCGGGCTTTGCGGGCTGGCTGCGTGCGAACGCATTTTGCGTGACGAACGCGGACGTTGCCGCCACGCTCGAAGTGGTGCAACGCATGGGCCAGACAGATCGCGACGTGCTGCGCTGGAGCCTGCGTGCGCTGCTGTGCTCGCGCGCGCAGGAGTGGCGCCGCTTCGACGAACTGTTCGACGCGTATTTCCTCGCGCCGAACCGGCGCAAGCTCGTCGAAACCCGTGCTGGCGGCGCTGGGCCGCTTGCGTGCGACGACCCGGCCAGCGGGCCGCCCGATGCGAGCGAGGGCACGCCGATTTCGCTCGCGGGGCGCGGCGACGGCGCGGCGCAAGAGGGTGCCGCCGCGAACGAAGGCGCCACGCGCACCGAGTCGCTTGCCCACGCGGATTTGCGTCATCTGAACGATCGCAGCGAACTCTTCGCCATCGACGCCGCGATCCGCCGCTTCGCGCTGCGCCTGCGCGGCATCCAGACGCGCCGCGAGCAACGCGCGAGTCTCGGGCGCACGATCGATCTGCGCTGGACCCTGCGCCGCAGCGTCTCGCGTGGCGGGCTGCCGGTGGAGCTAGGGTGGCGGCGCAAGCGCAGGCAGCGCCCGCGCATCGTCATGCTGCTCGACGTGAGCCGCTCGATGAGCCTCTACAGCTTCTTTTTCCTGCGGCTCGCGCGCGTGCTGAGCGGGCGTTTGCCCGACGTCCACAGCTTCGTTTTCCACACACGGCTCGTCTGCGTCGATGAAGCGCTGCGCGACCCCGATCCGCGCCGCGCCCAGGAGCGCCTGCACCTCATCTCGGAGGGCTGGGCCGGGGGGACACGCATCGGCGAGAGCCTCGCCGGCTTCAATGAGCACTACGCGCCGCGCTTGCTGCACGCGCGCACCGCGGTCGTGATCGTCAGCGACGGCTACGACGCCGGCGACGTGACACAGCTCGGCGAGTCGCTTGCCGCGATCCGGCGGCGCTGCCACTCGCTCGTCTGGCTCAACCCGCTCGCCGATCGTCCCGGATTCGAGCCAGTCAGCGCGGGCATGCAGGCCGCGCTGCCGCATCTCGACCTGTTTGCGGGCGCCCGCGACCTCGCGGGACTCGAACGGATCTTTCCTCAAATTCTCGAGGCGCTGCAATGA
- a CDS encoding XdhC family protein has translation MNVHAESGETLTEAADLLQLEQRLIDAGAPFAVVTVIRAAPPTSTHVGAQALVEASGALHGWVGGGCSQTIVIEAARQSIRTGQPRRVRISNEPLAAEAEVEAHAMPCASNGALELFIQPTVPAPLVAVLGATPAAREACVLARRVGFRASLAADAARAGQPGFDAAALDRAGTSFVLVATQGERDEDALEAALRSAAVAVLLIASHRKAEQLRAAMRLRGIDEARFAALHAPAGPAIHAHTPQEIALGAVAGLVALRHEMEEAVARAQAATPQATITTEAVPPLPPCEALGAPAPEAGCYVNPVCGMSVEIAKAKHIVDYGGQKVYFCCDCCKTEFERAPERYLAAAQDAAVRPGDSPAEKR, from the coding sequence ATGAACGTCCATGCCGAATCCGGCGAGACCCTCACGGAAGCCGCGGATCTGCTGCAACTCGAGCAGCGGCTAATCGATGCAGGCGCGCCGTTCGCGGTCGTCACCGTGATCCGCGCGGCGCCGCCAACCTCGACGCACGTTGGCGCCCAGGCGCTGGTGGAGGCCAGCGGCGCGCTGCATGGCTGGGTAGGCGGGGGCTGCTCGCAGACGATCGTCATCGAGGCCGCGCGCCAGTCGATCCGCACGGGGCAGCCGCGGCGCGTGAGGATCAGCAATGAGCCTCTTGCAGCCGAGGCCGAAGTCGAGGCGCACGCCATGCCGTGCGCGAGCAACGGCGCGCTGGAACTCTTCATCCAGCCCACCGTGCCCGCGCCGCTCGTGGCCGTGCTCGGCGCGACGCCCGCGGCACGCGAAGCCTGTGTGCTGGCACGGCGCGTCGGCTTTCGCGCGAGCCTGGCGGCCGACGCCGCGCGAGCAGGGCAGCCGGGCTTCGACGCCGCTGCGCTGGATCGCGCCGGTACGTCGTTCGTGCTGGTCGCAACGCAAGGCGAGCGCGACGAGGATGCACTCGAAGCCGCGTTGCGCAGTGCCGCCGTGGCGGTGCTACTGATCGCGAGTCACAGGAAGGCCGAGCAGTTGCGCGCGGCAATGCGTCTGCGCGGCATCGACGAGGCGCGGTTCGCGGCGTTGCACGCGCCTGCGGGGCCAGCGATCCATGCGCACACGCCGCAGGAGATTGCGCTCGGCGCCGTGGCGGGACTCGTCGCGCTGCGGCACGAAATGGAAGAGGCGGTGGCACGCGCACAGGCCGCTACGCCGCAGGCGACCATCACCACGGAAGCCGTGCCGCCGTTGCCGCCGTGCGAGGCGCTCGGCGCTCCGGCACCAGAGGCGGGGTGCTACGTGAACCCTGTGTGCGGCATGAGCGTCGAGATTGCGAAGGCGAAACATATTGTCGATTACGGCGGCCAGAAGGTGTACTTCTGCTGCGACTGCTGCAAGACCGAATTCGAGCGCGCTCCCGAGCGCTATCTGGCCGCCGCGCAGGATGCCGCCGTGCGCCCCGGCGACTCACCCGCGGAGAAGCGATGA
- a CDS encoding nucleotidyltransferase family protein — protein sequence MSGVTFSAVVLAAGLSARMEGRHKLLLPVGGEPAVRRVVRAIVAAQPQEVVVVTGFNGRAVFEALDGLDVRFQSNPRYREGQMTSVASGVCALQAPCDAVMICLADQVLLETADYRELIEAYASMPYGSILVPMFEGARGNPVVFASSYCPEVVGGRVNPGCRKLIAEHGDEVFLHEASHDRFCVDMDTPADYLRVIARVEGGVANKARVQNA from the coding sequence ATGAGCGGCGTGACGTTTTCGGCTGTCGTGCTGGCGGCGGGCCTGTCCGCGCGCATGGAGGGGCGCCACAAGCTGTTGTTGCCGGTGGGCGGCGAGCCTGCCGTGCGGCGCGTCGTGCGCGCGATCGTTGCGGCACAGCCCCAGGAGGTTGTCGTCGTGACCGGATTCAACGGGCGAGCCGTATTCGAAGCGCTCGATGGCCTCGACGTGCGCTTCCAGAGCAACCCACGCTACCGGGAAGGACAGATGACTTCGGTCGCGAGCGGCGTTTGCGCGCTGCAGGCGCCGTGCGACGCCGTGATGATTTGCCTCGCCGACCAGGTGCTCCTTGAAACGGCCGACTATCGTGAACTGATCGAGGCCTACGCGTCGATGCCGTACGGATCGATCCTGGTGCCGATGTTCGAAGGTGCACGAGGCAATCCTGTAGTGTTTGCGTCGAGTTATTGTCCCGAGGTCGTGGGCGGCCGCGTGAATCCGGGCTGCCGCAAGTTGATCGCCGAGCACGGCGACGAGGTGTTTCTCCACGAGGCGTCGCACGATCGCTTTTGCGTCGACATGGATACACCCGCCGATTACCTGCGCGTCATTGCGCGAGTGGAGGGCGGGGTTGCCAACAAAGCGCGCGTACAAAACGCCTGA
- a CDS encoding Zn-dependent hydrolase encodes MSWSEPVHADFPRINPVRLLDDLKTLRSFGATGPGVVRLALSSIDIEARRWLAARMTDAGLDATIDGVGTVFGRSRKPGPALVIGSHTDTQPTGGWLDGALGVIYGLEIARALDECDATRDFAVDVASWIDEEGTFSGFLGSRSFVGVAIDASLRSARNQEGLLLGDALAQAGLAHLPRVTLDRTRQRAYLEPHIEQGGRLEASAKSIGIVTTIVGIREFQLRFTGQRNHAGTTPMSIRRDAGAALVAFIARIDDAFGRLADADTVWTVGRIDLDPGSFSVVPGKALMNLQFRDANPERLHAMERALVELVDVWNTQHAVHAELIACEGAEEPVAMDPQLQEQLAQAAEALAPGQWTHMPSGASHDAQVIANHIPACMLFVPSIGGVSHDFIEDTEEAHIVLGCEVAARAAAAIVQALRR; translated from the coding sequence ATGTCCTGGAGCGAGCCCGTGCACGCAGACTTCCCGCGCATCAACCCCGTTCGCCTGCTCGACGATCTCAAGACGTTGCGCAGCTTCGGCGCCACTGGCCCCGGCGTGGTACGTCTGGCGCTTTCGTCGATTGATATCGAGGCGCGCCGCTGGCTCGCCGCGCGCATGACCGACGCAGGGCTGGACGCGACCATCGACGGCGTCGGTACCGTGTTCGGACGCTCGCGCAAGCCCGGCCCCGCACTCGTGATCGGCTCGCACACCGACACCCAGCCGACTGGCGGCTGGCTCGACGGCGCGCTCGGCGTGATCTATGGCCTCGAAATCGCTCGCGCGCTCGACGAATGCGACGCAACGCGCGACTTCGCGGTGGACGTTGCGTCGTGGATCGACGAAGAAGGGACGTTTTCGGGTTTCCTTGGCAGTCGCAGCTTCGTGGGCGTTGCGATCGATGCCTCGTTGCGAAGCGCGCGCAATCAGGAAGGTCTGTTGCTCGGCGACGCACTCGCTCAGGCAGGACTCGCGCATCTGCCGCGCGTCACGCTCGATCGCACGCGGCAACGCGCGTATCTCGAACCGCATATCGAACAAGGTGGTCGGCTCGAAGCATCGGCGAAATCCATTGGCATCGTGACGACGATCGTCGGCATACGCGAGTTTCAGCTGCGCTTCACCGGGCAGCGCAATCACGCCGGCACCACGCCGATGTCCATCCGGCGCGACGCGGGTGCGGCGCTGGTCGCGTTCATCGCGCGTATCGACGATGCGTTTGGCCGGCTGGCCGACGCGGATACGGTGTGGACCGTCGGACGCATCGATCTGGATCCGGGTTCGTTCAGCGTCGTGCCTGGCAAGGCGCTGATGAACCTGCAGTTCCGCGATGCGAACCCCGAGCGGCTACACGCAATGGAACGCGCGCTTGTCGAGTTAGTCGATGTCTGGAACACGCAACACGCCGTGCACGCGGAGCTGATCGCGTGCGAAGGCGCCGAGGAACCGGTCGCGATGGATCCGCAATTGCAGGAGCAACTCGCGCAAGCGGCTGAAGCACTCGCGCCCGGACAGTGGACCCACATGCCGAGCGGCGCGTCGCACGATGCACAGGTCATCGCGAATCACATTCCTGCCTGCATGCTATTCGTGCCCAGCATCGGCGGCGTCAGCCACGATTTCATCGAGGACACCGAGGAAGCGCATATCGTGCTCGGTTGCGAGGTGGCGGCGCGGGCGGCAGCGGCAATCGTTCAGGCTCTCCGGCGTTGA
- a CDS encoding isocitrate lyase, whose protein sequence is MAQYQDDIKAVAGLKEKQGSAWNAINPESAARMRAQNKFKTGLDIAKYTAKIMRADMAAYDADPAKYTQSLGCWHGFIGQQKMISIKKHFNSTERRYLYLSGWMVAALRSEFGPLPDQSMHEKTSVSALIRELYTFLRQADARELGGLFRQLDAAQGPAKAAIQEKIDNHVTHVVPIIADIDAGFGNAEATYLLAKQFIEAGACCIQIENQVSDEKQCGHQDGKVTVPHEDFLAKIRAIRYAFLELGVDEGIIVARTDSLGAGLTKQIAVTSKPGDLGDQYNAFLDCEELSADALGNGDVVIKRDGKLLRPKRLPSNLFQFRAGTGEARCVLDCVTALQYGADLLWIETEKPHIAQIAGMVGEIRKVIPNAKLVYNNSPSFNWTLNFRQQAYDAMKAAGKDVSAYDRAQLMSVEYDQTELAAAADEKIRTFQADASREAGIFHHLITLPTYHTAALSTDNLAKEYFGDQGMLGYVAGVQRKEIRQGIACVKHQNMSGSDIGDDHKEYFSGEAALKAAGKDNTMNQF, encoded by the coding sequence ATGGCCCAATATCAAGACGACATCAAGGCAGTGGCTGGTTTGAAGGAAAAACAAGGCAGCGCCTGGAATGCCATCAACCCCGAATCTGCCGCACGCATGCGTGCCCAGAACAAGTTCAAAACGGGCCTGGACATCGCGAAGTACACCGCGAAGATCATGCGCGCCGACATGGCCGCCTACGATGCCGACCCGGCTAAGTACACCCAGTCGCTGGGCTGCTGGCACGGCTTCATCGGCCAGCAGAAGATGATCTCCATCAAGAAGCACTTCAACAGCACCGAGCGCCGCTACCTTTACCTGTCCGGCTGGATGGTGGCCGCGCTGCGCTCCGAGTTCGGCCCACTGCCGGACCAGTCGATGCACGAAAAAACCTCGGTCAGCGCGTTGATCCGCGAGCTGTACACCTTCCTGCGTCAGGCCGACGCCCGTGAACTGGGCGGCCTGTTCCGCCAGCTGGATGCCGCACAAGGCCCGGCCAAGGCCGCCATCCAGGAAAAGATCGACAACCACGTCACCCACGTCGTGCCGATCATCGCCGACATCGACGCGGGCTTCGGCAACGCGGAAGCCACCTACCTGCTGGCCAAGCAGTTCATCGAAGCAGGCGCATGCTGCATCCAGATCGAAAACCAGGTGTCCGACGAGAAGCAGTGCGGCCACCAGGATGGCAAGGTCACCGTGCCGCACGAGGACTTCCTCGCCAAGATCCGCGCGATCCGCTACGCCTTCCTGGAACTGGGCGTGGACGAAGGCATCATCGTGGCCCGCACCGACTCGCTGGGCGCCGGCCTGACCAAGCAGATTGCCGTGACCAGCAAGCCGGGCGACCTGGGCGACCAATACAACGCCTTCCTCGATTGCGAGGAACTGTCGGCCGATGCACTGGGCAATGGTGACGTCGTCATCAAGCGCGACGGCAAGCTGCTGCGTCCCAAGCGCCTGCCGAGCAATCTGTTCCAGTTCCGCGCCGGCACGGGCGAAGCGCGCTGCGTGCTGGATTGCGTCACCGCCCTGCAATACGGCGCTGACCTGCTGTGGATCGAAACCGAAAAGCCGCATATCGCCCAGATCGCGGGCATGGTCGGCGAGATTCGCAAGGTCATCCCGAACGCGAAGCTGGTGTACAACAACAGCCCGTCGTTCAACTGGACCCTGAATTTCCGTCAGCAGGCGTATGACGCGATGAAGGCCGCAGGCAAGGACGTGTCGGCCTACGACCGCGCCCAACTGATGAGCGTGGAATACGATCAGACCGAACTGGCCGCCGCCGCTGACGAGAAGATCCGCACGTTCCAGGCTGATGCGTCGCGCGAAGCCGGTATCTTCCACCACCTGATCACGCTGCCGACGTACCACACCGCCGCACTGTCGACGGATAACCTGGCCAAGGAATACTTCGGCGACCAGGGCATGCTCGGTTATGTGGCTGGCGTGCAGCGTAAGGAAATCCGTCAGGGCATCGCGTGCGTCAAACACCAGAACATGTCCGGCTCGGACATCGGCGACGACCACAAGGAGTATTTCAGCGGCGAAGCGGCGCTGAAAGCGGCCGGCAAAGACAACACGATGAACCAGTTCTGA
- a CDS encoding TolC family protein, with product MPLTIGTPLCRRASLRALSICAALILPGFAARAQEAPLTLDAALRAATDHSAAMQAAQASVHASSEAAVRAGQLPNPVLAAGVDNLPINGPQRFTIGQDFMTMRRIGIEQEWVSREKRRLRSDLASEVVNREQAGYLAQLANVRQQTATAWLNAIYAKRALTLQQALLGHMTHELAATKASYRGAKATAADVVQAQAMLAQTQDQMLKAQQTYQSALIGLSRWTATPAADVTGEPPAPESYVSSLPPDELRLVQPTLVAAADDIAVADANTAVASSERSPNWTWEVAYQQRGGAYSNMVSVGVRIPLPINRKDREDRDVSEKADLASRAHLMYEDALRQVQADIRTESATLASGRERIANLTQSLLPAADQRVELAVAAYKAGTGSLADTFSARRAQLDAQIQVLDLKREVSQTWAQLEYQVVPTTMSAAN from the coding sequence ATGCCTTTAACTATTGGCACGCCGCTCTGCCGGCGTGCATCCCTGCGCGCGCTCTCGATTTGCGCCGCGCTGATACTGCCTGGTTTCGCCGCGCGCGCTCAGGAAGCGCCCCTCACGCTTGACGCTGCACTGCGGGCTGCAACTGACCACTCTGCGGCCATGCAGGCAGCGCAGGCGTCGGTCCACGCGAGTTCCGAAGCCGCTGTCCGCGCAGGGCAATTGCCGAACCCCGTGCTCGCAGCCGGCGTCGACAACCTCCCGATAAATGGCCCGCAGCGATTCACCATCGGCCAGGACTTCATGACGATGCGGCGCATTGGCATCGAGCAGGAATGGGTCTCGCGGGAAAAGCGCCGCCTGCGTTCCGACCTTGCCAGCGAGGTTGTGAACCGCGAGCAGGCCGGCTATCTCGCGCAACTCGCCAACGTGCGACAGCAGACGGCCACCGCGTGGCTGAACGCCATCTATGCAAAGCGCGCCCTGACGCTCCAGCAGGCGTTGCTGGGCCATATGACTCACGAACTCGCCGCGACGAAGGCGTCTTACCGGGGAGCGAAGGCGACGGCCGCCGATGTCGTACAAGCCCAGGCAATGCTGGCACAGACGCAGGACCAGATGCTCAAGGCTCAGCAGACCTACCAGAGCGCGCTGATTGGCCTCTCGCGCTGGACGGCGACACCCGCGGCCGATGTCACCGGCGAGCCCCCCGCGCCCGAGTCGTACGTCTCTTCCTTGCCACCTGATGAACTCCGGCTGGTGCAGCCGACACTCGTCGCAGCGGCCGATGATATCGCCGTCGCTGACGCCAACACCGCTGTCGCCAGCAGCGAGCGCAGCCCCAACTGGACGTGGGAAGTCGCGTATCAGCAGCGCGGCGGAGCGTACTCGAACATGGTGTCGGTCGGCGTGCGTATCCCGTTGCCCATCAATCGGAAGGATCGCGAAGACCGCGATGTATCGGAGAAGGCCGATCTCGCAAGCAGGGCACATCTGATGTACGAAGACGCGCTCCGACAGGTGCAGGCCGATATTCGCACCGAGTCGGCAACGCTCGCCAGCGGCCGCGAACGCATCGCGAATCTCACCCAGTCCCTGTTGCCTGCTGCCGACCAGCGCGTCGAACTCGCAGTCGCCGCTTACAAGGCGGGTACCGGTTCGCTTGCCGATACGTTTTCGGCCCGCCGGGCACAACTGGACGCCCAGATTCAGGTGCTCGACCTGAAACGCGAGGTTTCGCAGACCTGGGCGCAACTTGAATACCAGGTTGTGCCAACGACGATGTCCGCCGCTAATTGA
- a CDS encoding efflux RND transporter periplasmic adaptor subunit, protein MTQKPLVRAILAMFAAAALLGTGYFVGTRHASTSGESTVATSDTGNLTDPKTGRKVLYWHDPMVPNQHFDKPGKSPFMDMQLEPVYADEGGGSTGIAINPGLQQNLGIRYASVRREETTEGFDAVGTTQFDESQADVVQTRVTGYIDRLYASAPMQRIAKGAPIASLFVPDWLAPQEEYLALKRGGMDNSLLEASRARMRALSIPDGVIARLDRTGNAQTHIVLASPETGVVSELNVRDGAQVAPGQTLAKVAGLSKLWLIVEIPENLALSVQPGMSVDATFSGDPTQHFKGKIREILPGISTTSRTLQARLEIDNSALKLTPGMLMRVRVDAQKPVSRLLVPSEAVITTGKRSVVIVKNPDGRLQPADVTVGNDVGSETEVISGLSDGETVVASGQFLIDSEASLKSVLPRIEGAAGASAAMPASAPGAAPKTYETTGKVEKVTAADITFSHQPVPALGWGAMTMSFNKPSSGAFPDVKPGQTVHFVFRQSDDGYQLTKVEPAGDAK, encoded by the coding sequence ATGACTCAAAAACCTTTGGTGCGGGCGATATTGGCGATGTTCGCCGCCGCTGCGCTTCTCGGCACCGGATATTTCGTCGGCACACGACACGCGTCGACATCGGGTGAAAGCACGGTCGCCACGTCGGATACCGGCAACCTGACTGACCCGAAAACCGGCAGGAAAGTGCTTTACTGGCACGACCCGATGGTGCCCAACCAGCACTTCGACAAGCCTGGCAAGTCGCCTTTCATGGACATGCAACTCGAGCCTGTGTATGCGGACGAAGGCGGTGGCTCGACCGGTATCGCAATCAACCCGGGCCTTCAGCAGAACCTGGGTATTCGCTACGCGAGCGTGCGGCGTGAGGAAACGACGGAAGGATTCGATGCCGTCGGCACCACGCAATTCGACGAATCGCAGGCCGATGTCGTGCAGACGCGCGTCACGGGCTACATCGACCGCCTGTACGCCAGCGCGCCGATGCAAAGGATTGCGAAGGGCGCACCGATTGCTTCGCTCTTCGTTCCCGACTGGCTCGCGCCGCAGGAGGAATACCTCGCGCTCAAGCGCGGCGGGATGGACAACAGTTTGCTGGAAGCGTCACGTGCGCGTATGCGCGCGCTGTCGATTCCCGATGGCGTCATTGCCAGGCTCGACCGGACTGGCAACGCACAGACACACATCGTCCTCGCCTCACCGGAGACAGGTGTCGTGAGCGAACTGAATGTGCGCGACGGTGCGCAGGTCGCGCCTGGCCAGACGCTTGCGAAGGTCGCTGGGCTATCGAAGCTTTGGCTTATCGTCGAAATTCCCGAGAACCTGGCGTTGAGCGTGCAACCCGGCATGAGCGTCGACGCGACGTTCAGCGGCGACCCGACACAGCACTTCAAGGGAAAGATTCGAGAAATCCTGCCCGGCATCAGCACCACGAGCCGCACACTTCAGGCGCGACTCGAAATCGATAACTCCGCATTGAAACTCACGCCCGGCATGCTGATGCGCGTGCGCGTCGATGCGCAGAAACCGGTCTCCCGACTTCTCGTGCCGTCCGAGGCTGTCATCACGACCGGCAAGCGGTCGGTCGTCATCGTCAAGAACCCCGACGGCCGCCTGCAACCGGCAGACGTCACGGTCGGCAACGACGTCGGTAGCGAGACCGAAGTCATCAGCGGCTTGAGCGATGGCGAGACGGTCGTCGCTTCCGGCCAGTTCCTGATTGACTCGGAAGCCAGTCTGAAATCGGTCCTGCCGAGAATCGAGGGCGCTGCGGGCGCTAGCGCGGCCATGCCAGCGTCCGCCCCGGGCGCTGCCCCAAAGACTTACGAGACCACCGGCAAGGTAGAAAAGGTGACCGCTGCCGACATCACCTTCTCGCATCAGCCGGTGCCAGCACTCGGCTGGGGCGCGATGACGATGTCGTTCAACAAGCCTTCGTCCGGCGCATTTCCCGACGTCAAACCCGGCCAGACCGTCCACTTCGTCTTCAGACAATCGGACGACGGATACCAGCTGACGAAGGTCGAACCAGCGGGAGATGCCAAATGA